A part of Paraliobacillus zengyii genomic DNA contains:
- the glmM gene encoding phosphoglucosamine mutase has translation MGKYFGTDGVRGIANEQLTPELAFKLGRFGGYVLTKDTNKPKVLIGKDTRISGSMLEGALTAGLLSIGAEVMRLGVITTPGVAYLTKAMSAEAGVMISASHNPVEDNGIKFFGPDGFKLTDAQEQEIEALLDASTDDLPRPTGADIGQINDYFEGGQKYIQYLKQSVDNDFEELHIALDCAHGSTSSLATHLFADLEADISTIGASPDGLNINAGVGSTHPETLQAFVLDKKADIGLAFDGDGDRLIAVDENGDIVDGDQIMYICAKYLNEKGLLRHSTVVSTIMSNIGFYKAIEAQGMKSDKTSVGDRYVMEEMRRGGFNLGGEQSGHIIFLDYITTGDGMLAALQLVNVMKETGKKLSELAGEMVKFPQVLKNVKVIDKHQALVHPRIQEVIAKVDGEMGDNGRVLVRPSGTESLVRVMVEAPTLERCNEAVEKVVTVIEQVLGMK, from the coding sequence ATGGGTAAATATTTCGGAACAGATGGAGTTAGAGGGATTGCAAATGAGCAATTAACTCCGGAACTAGCATTTAAACTGGGCCGATTTGGGGGATATGTACTAACCAAAGATACCAATAAACCGAAAGTATTAATAGGCAAGGATACACGCATTTCTGGGAGTATGCTTGAGGGCGCACTAACAGCAGGTTTACTTTCGATAGGTGCTGAGGTAATGCGACTTGGTGTTATAACAACACCAGGTGTAGCATATCTTACTAAAGCGATGAGTGCGGAAGCAGGAGTAATGATTTCAGCTTCCCATAATCCTGTAGAGGATAATGGCATTAAGTTTTTTGGACCAGATGGGTTTAAATTAACGGATGCACAAGAACAAGAAATTGAGGCTTTATTAGATGCATCAACTGATGATCTACCTCGACCAACAGGAGCGGATATTGGTCAAATCAATGATTATTTTGAAGGTGGACAAAAATATATTCAATACTTAAAGCAATCTGTTGATAACGACTTTGAAGAATTACATATAGCTTTAGACTGTGCACATGGATCAACTTCTTCATTGGCAACACATCTATTTGCTGATTTAGAGGCAGATATTTCTACGATTGGAGCATCACCGGACGGTTTGAATATTAATGCAGGTGTAGGCTCTACGCATCCTGAAACATTACAAGCCTTTGTATTAGATAAAAAAGCAGATATAGGTTTAGCATTTGATGGAGACGGTGACCGCTTAATTGCTGTCGATGAAAATGGTGATATTGTAGATGGTGATCAGATCATGTACATTTGTGCGAAATATCTTAATGAAAAGGGTCTATTACGACACTCAACTGTTGTTTCTACCATAATGAGTAATATTGGATTTTATAAGGCAATTGAAGCACAGGGTATGAAGAGTGATAAAACCTCTGTTGGTGATCGTTATGTCATGGAAGAAATGCGTAGAGGTGGTTTTAATTTAGGTGGAGAGCAATCAGGGCACATCATCTTTCTTGATTACATCACGACGGGTGATGGAATGTTAGCTGCCTTACAGTTAGTTAATGTAATGAAAGAAACAGGCAAAAAACTTTCAGAATTAGCTGGAGAGATGGTTAAGTTCCCACAAGTTCTAAAAAATGTTAAAGTAATTGATAAACACCAAGCCCTTGTTCATCCACGTATTCAAGAAGTGATTGCGAAAGTAGATGGAGAAATGGGTGATAACGGACGTGTGTTAGTTCGACCGTCTGGTACAGAATCATTGGTTCGTGTTATGGTTGAAGCACCTACATTAGAGAGATGTAATGAGGCAGTTGAAAAAGTAGTTACCGTAATAGAACAAGTTCTTGGAATGAAATAA
- a CDS encoding TniQ family protein: MIGYFPHPYKDESIYSIVARYHYHMGNKSKYHTLEELFSKTVSLNTEYINNLDQLSSKINHFSNQPGYELLINHTTVPLYYPFNKTTLLCTNWMI, translated from the coding sequence ATGATTGGATATTTTCCTCACCCATATAAAGATGAGAGTATCTATAGTATTGTTGCACGCTACCATTACCATATGGGAAATAAATCAAAGTATCATACATTAGAAGAATTATTTTCGAAAACTGTCTCTTTAAATACAGAATATATTAATAATCTGGATCAACTTAGTTCTAAAATAAATCATTTTTCTAATCAGCCGGGATATGAGTTGTTAATCAATCATACTACAGTCCCATTATACTATCCGTTTAATAAAACAACATTACTTTGTACAAACTGGATGATTTAG
- a CDS encoding CdaR family protein: MNDWLNRPWVIRVLSLILAVLIFIVVSFDNQENSSNEVGFDDLFSSSQETQIVEDIPVNIQIDDEQYVVSGVPQTASVTLAGTVSVVQSTATQQNFDVFVDLEDLEVGTYTVPLEHDGISDRLDVSIDPEEIEVTIEERASAEFEVIADYTNEDGLQAGYELLEASIEPSTVQITSSKSVVDQIAVVKAFVDVDGIGESLTIEEVPVRVYDSEGNELNVRIEPETVSVTVNVDNPNKNVPINIDTTGEAAEGIIISSTTSETEEVQVFASASDLDEIDEISTEPIDLSEITEDTTIEVELNVPDNARMLNPSTITVNVETDLELVETFENAPISVENLDNTYTASFIEPQGGEVDLSVTGFETDLEGVTVADFQLTLDASGLEPGEHEVPIDVIGPNNLDIVLSVDDAIISITSE; encoded by the coding sequence ATGAATGATTGGTTAAATAGACCGTGGGTTATTCGAGTACTGTCATTAATATTAGCTGTGCTGATCTTCATTGTTGTATCATTTGATAATCAGGAGAACAGTTCGAATGAGGTTGGATTTGATGACCTTTTTAGTAGTTCACAAGAAACGCAAATAGTTGAAGACATACCTGTTAATATTCAAATTGATGATGAACAGTACGTTGTTAGTGGAGTTCCTCAAACAGCATCTGTCACATTAGCTGGCACTGTGAGTGTGGTACAATCGACTGCGACACAACAAAATTTCGATGTATTTGTAGATTTGGAAGACTTAGAAGTTGGTACTTATACGGTTCCATTAGAACATGATGGGATATCGGATCGATTAGATGTAAGTATAGACCCAGAAGAAATTGAAGTAACTATTGAAGAGCGGGCTTCAGCAGAATTTGAGGTTATTGCTGATTATACAAATGAAGATGGTTTACAAGCCGGATATGAATTATTGGAAGCTTCTATAGAACCATCAACTGTTCAAATTACTAGTTCTAAGAGTGTTGTTGACCAAATAGCTGTAGTGAAGGCTTTTGTTGATGTAGATGGGATAGGAGAGTCTCTTACAATAGAAGAGGTTCCTGTACGTGTTTATGATAGCGAAGGAAATGAATTGAACGTGCGTATAGAACCAGAAACAGTAAGTGTTACTGTTAACGTAGACAATCCGAATAAAAATGTACCAATTAATATAGATACAACAGGAGAAGCCGCAGAAGGAATCATTATTTCGTCTACTACTTCAGAAACAGAGGAGGTTCAGGTTTTTGCCTCTGCATCTGATTTAGATGAAATAGATGAAATTTCAACGGAACCTATTGATCTATCTGAAATAACGGAAGATACTACTATAGAAGTTGAATTAAATGTACCTGATAATGCAAGGATGCTAAATCCATCTACAATTACGGTGAATGTTGAAACAGATCTGGAATTAGTTGAAACATTTGAAAACGCTCCTATTTCTGTTGAAAATTTGGACAACACCTATACTGCTTCGTTCATAGAGCCGCAAGGTGGAGAAGTTGATTTATCGGTGACAGGTTTTGAAACAGATTTAGAGGGTGTTACTGTAGCAGATTTCCAGTTAACTCTTGATGCCTCAGGACTGGAACCTGGAGAGCATGAGGTACCGATTGATGTGATAGGACCGAACAATTTGGACATTGTTCTATCAGTTGATGATGCCATAATAAGTATAACTTCTGAGTAA
- a CDS encoding response regulator transcription factor, translating to MKLLIIEDDKNLSHTILETTKIKFDVSQAFDGEEGLFLAEQNIFDVIILDLMLPSIHGYEVLQKLREKQVKTPVLILTAKDSIDDKIKGFKIGADDYLVKPFHREELLLRLEAIVRRVTGELDNHFLTFLDLKLNIQNKSASINDENLILNGKQFDLLEYLIHNQDIIVTKDQIFDRIWGFESDTSTTVVEVYASHLRKKLKQFNYHHYIKTFRGLGYMLSATGDTNE from the coding sequence ATGAAATTGCTTATTATAGAAGATGACAAAAATTTATCTCACACAATACTGGAAACAACCAAAATCAAATTTGATGTATCACAAGCATTTGATGGCGAAGAAGGTCTTTTTTTAGCCGAACAGAATATATTTGATGTTATTATTCTTGATCTTATGCTTCCCTCCATCCATGGTTATGAAGTGCTACAAAAGCTCCGAGAAAAACAAGTTAAGACACCTGTACTTATCTTAACTGCAAAAGATAGTATTGACGATAAGATCAAAGGTTTTAAGATTGGGGCAGATGATTATTTAGTTAAACCTTTTCATCGGGAGGAGCTATTACTAAGACTTGAAGCAATTGTTCGCCGAGTTACAGGTGAGTTAGACAATCACTTTTTAACATTCCTTGATTTAAAGCTAAATATACAAAATAAATCTGCCAGTATAAATGATGAAAATTTAATATTAAACGGTAAACAATTCGATTTATTAGAATACCTCATTCACAATCAGGACATTATTGTTACGAAAGATCAAATATTTGATCGAATTTGGGGATTTGAATCAGATACTTCTACTACTGTTGTTGAAGTATACGCTAGTCATTTACGTAAAAAGCTAAAACAATTCAATTACCACCATTATATAAAAACATTTCGCGGTCTTGGTTATATGCTAAGTGCAACTGGTGATACAAATGAATAA
- a CDS encoding polyphosphate polymerase domain-containing protein: MLFKRNIFQQKQGRRELKHAINKLDCHLLRQNLKHVMHYDNNADEHGKYFIRSVYFDNSEDKVLTEKKEGYLSRNKYRVRLYNHDRTTLKLERKSKRNNLCQKISCPISPEEYKAICMGNVGWMEEDDRSLMRELYIQMHLYQLKPVTVVDYNREVFIYPYGNVRITFDSSIKTSFRNTDILNRDLPMIEALDPNLVVLEVKYDEFLPDVIKKLLQVNDRRLGTYSKYHLSRMYG; encoded by the coding sequence ATGTTATTTAAACGAAATATCTTTCAACAAAAACAAGGACGACGAGAATTAAAACATGCGATTAATAAATTAGATTGTCATCTATTGCGCCAAAATTTAAAACATGTTATGCATTACGATAACAATGCCGATGAACACGGAAAATACTTCATACGCAGTGTTTACTTTGATAATAGTGAAGATAAGGTTCTAACTGAAAAAAAAGAAGGCTATCTTAGCCGAAATAAATATCGCGTTCGACTTTATAATCATGACAGAACAACTTTAAAATTAGAACGAAAAAGCAAAAGAAACAACTTATGTCAAAAAATAAGTTGTCCAATTTCACCAGAAGAGTACAAAGCAATTTGCATGGGTAATGTTGGATGGATGGAAGAGGACGATAGGTCATTAATGCGTGAGTTATATATTCAAATGCACTTATACCAATTAAAGCCTGTTACTGTTGTTGACTACAATAGAGAAGTATTTATCTACCCATACGGAAACGTACGAATTACTTTTGACAGTTCAATCAAGACAAGCTTTCGTAACACCGACATTCTAAATAGAGATTTACCAATGATTGAAGCATTGGATCCAAACTTAGTCGTTTTAGAAGTGAAATATGATGAATTTCTACCAGATGTAATAAAAAAACTATTACAAGTAAACGACCGTAGACTCGGCACATATTCAAAGTATCACCTTAGTCGAATGTATGGCTAA
- the cdaA gene encoding diadenylate cyclase CdaA, with the protein MLDGGLNIFNLLRIGIDITLIWYVLYKLIMLIRGTKAIQLLKGIFVVLGFYLVSYALNLQTVQVLIEQVIVWGPLAIIILFQPELRRALEQIGRGSFFSRNKNSEEEILNEVIDAIVKSCNYMAKRRIGALITIERDTNMGDFVETGIPIRGQLTNQLLTNIFIPNTPLHDGAVIIKKDEIVAAACYLPLSESPFISKELGTRHRAAIGVSEVTDALTITVSEETGQISFTKNGELHRDLDQDKLMDMLRNDLESYYMKAPTIKSWNWRGKKNE; encoded by the coding sequence ATGCTTGATGGGGGATTAAACATTTTTAATCTTTTGCGTATCGGAATTGATATTACCCTTATCTGGTATGTTTTATATAAACTTATTATGCTTATTAGAGGCACAAAAGCCATTCAATTATTAAAGGGTATTTTTGTTGTACTAGGTTTTTATCTCGTTAGTTATGCTCTAAATTTACAAACTGTTCAAGTACTCATTGAACAAGTTATTGTTTGGGGACCATTAGCAATCATCATTTTATTCCAACCTGAATTAAGACGTGCATTAGAACAAATTGGTAGAGGTAGTTTTTTCAGTAGAAATAAGAACTCTGAAGAAGAAATATTAAACGAAGTTATTGATGCAATAGTTAAGTCATGTAACTATATGGCAAAGCGTCGGATTGGTGCTTTGATTACGATTGAGCGTGACACGAATATGGGTGATTTTGTGGAAACTGGTATCCCAATTCGAGGACAATTAACCAACCAGTTATTAACTAATATTTTCATCCCAAATACACCTTTGCATGATGGTGCGGTTATAATTAAAAAGGACGAAATTGTAGCAGCAGCATGTTACTTACCATTGTCTGAAAGTCCCTTTATCTCTAAGGAGTTAGGAACTCGTCATAGAGCAGCAATTGGGGTAAGTGAAGTAACAGATGCTTTAACGATTACTGTCTCTGAAGAAACAGGTCAAATTTCTTTTACTAAAAATGGTGAGTTACATAGAGATTTAGATCAAGATAAGTTAATGGATATGTTGAGAAATGATTTAGAAAGTTATTACATGAAGGCCCCTACGATAAAAAGTTGGAATTGGAGGGGGAAGAAGAATGAATGA
- the sigW gene encoding RNA polymerase sigma factor SigW: MDAKIKQIIKQVKKGDQSAFEDIVILFQDKVYQICYRIIGNMHEAEDLAQEAFIRAYVNIHSFDENRKFSTWLFRIATNLTIDRIRKKKPDYFLDAEIKGTDGLDMYSQLSADQALPEEEVESLELQSYIQQQIMDLPTKYRSVIALRFVDEMSLAEISEILNIPVGTVKTRIHRGREALRKRLRHV; the protein is encoded by the coding sequence ATGGATGCAAAAATAAAACAAATAATAAAACAAGTTAAAAAGGGAGATCAATCCGCATTTGAGGATATCGTTATCCTTTTTCAAGATAAGGTGTATCAAATTTGCTATCGTATAATTGGTAATATGCATGAAGCTGAAGATTTGGCACAGGAAGCTTTTATTCGTGCTTATGTTAATATACACTCATTCGATGAAAATCGTAAATTTTCTACTTGGTTATTTCGAATAGCTACAAATTTAACTATTGACAGGATTCGTAAAAAGAAACCTGACTACTTTCTAGATGCTGAAATCAAAGGCACTGATGGTTTAGATATGTATTCACAACTTTCTGCAGACCAAGCACTACCAGAGGAAGAAGTGGAGAGTTTAGAACTGCAGTCTTATATTCAACAACAAATTATGGACCTGCCTACTAAATATCGAAGTGTAATAGCACTTCGTTTTGTTGATGAAATGTCTCTTGCAGAAATAAGTGAAATTCTAAATATCCCGGTTGGGACTGTAAAAACTAGAATTCATCGCGGGAGAGAAGCACTACGAAAGAGGCTTCGTCATGTATAA
- a CDS encoding sensor histidine kinase, translating to MNKEKIIQKQQLRLMIYNFIAFSLIFALFGVIIYSQIQSSLFSLPDEELIEYQELITSSERFSPLDDDNRELSEDPIERGPNEQDRMASPRIVMIEWGEDGTIINQDQIGSLFYQSYLEDLQVDNDAESLNVIEPLTVDDVYQFRSLTFSNTEDTGVAYTQLLLNVDTEYQLLNRFEKLLIIVSIIFIVVSLVASYFLSKKTMQPIINSWDKQTEFVENASHELRTPLAIIKNKLELLLTSPQKKVVDVFENIALSLSETNRLSKLTSDLLTLARADSTATQLEKEKFDLDIFVEGVCAPYREIAQSQDKQINYKLKSTKKIVADKNRMHQLLVILLDNALKYTEEGDKIEVLTSWYDGYHEIVIKDTGIGLQSENLDHIFERFYREDKARSREQGGVGLGLSIAQWIVASHDGSISAKQNAPKGTVLHVRLP from the coding sequence ATGAATAAGGAAAAAATTATTCAAAAACAACAGCTACGGCTTATGATTTATAACTTTATTGCATTTAGCTTAATCTTTGCTTTATTCGGTGTGATTATATATAGCCAAATTCAATCATCGCTTTTTTCATTACCTGATGAAGAATTGATCGAATATCAAGAGCTTATAACATCTAGTGAACGCTTTTCTCCGCTAGACGATGACAATAGAGAGCTTTCTGAAGATCCAATCGAAAGAGGCCCAAATGAACAAGATAGAATGGCTAGCCCACGAATTGTTATGATTGAATGGGGAGAAGACGGAACAATTATTAACCAAGATCAAATTGGCAGTTTATTTTATCAAAGCTATTTAGAAGATTTACAAGTCGATAACGATGCAGAGTCATTGAATGTAATTGAACCACTCACAGTAGATGACGTCTATCAATTCCGTTCCCTCACCTTTTCTAATACAGAAGATACAGGGGTCGCTTACACACAATTACTATTAAATGTTGATACAGAATATCAGCTTTTAAATAGATTTGAAAAGTTATTAATCATTGTGTCCATTATTTTTATAGTGGTTTCACTTGTGGCAAGTTACTTTTTATCAAAAAAGACAATGCAACCTATTATTAACTCTTGGGATAAGCAAACTGAATTTGTCGAGAATGCTTCGCATGAATTACGTACGCCGCTTGCGATTATAAAAAATAAATTAGAGTTATTATTAACCTCTCCCCAAAAGAAAGTGGTGGATGTATTTGAAAATATCGCATTGTCTTTATCTGAAACGAATCGATTATCTAAACTAACTAGTGATTTACTAACATTAGCCCGTGCAGATTCTACTGCAACACAGTTAGAAAAAGAGAAATTTGATTTGGATATATTTGTTGAAGGGGTTTGTGCACCTTATCGAGAAATTGCGCAATCACAAGATAAACAGATAAACTATAAATTAAAATCAACGAAGAAGATCGTTGCCGATAAAAATCGTATGCATCAACTACTTGTGATCTTACTAGACAATGCCTTAAAATACACCGAAGAAGGTGATAAAATTGAGGTTCTGACATCATGGTATGATGGCTATCATGAAATCGTAATTAAAGATACTGGAATAGGCTTGCAGTCAGAGAATCTTGATCATATATTCGAACGTTTTTATCGAGAAGATAAGGCCCGTTCTCGTGAGCAAGGTGGAGTAGGACTCGGTTTATCGATTGCACAGTGGATTGTTGCAAGTCATGATGGTTCTATTTCTGCAAAACAGAATGCACCTAAAGGCACTGTACTTCACGTTCGGCTACCGTAG
- a CDS encoding DUF4956 domain-containing protein, which yields MGTVNFSDILSSNFLESTQEFSLIDSLLGLITSFIIGLVIYFIYKKTFSGVIYSHSFNVSIIIMTMATALIIMGISSNVLLSLGMVGALSIVRFRTPIKDPMDLVYLFWAIVSGILCGAGFIPLVIVGTVLIGLVMIFFINRVTIENPYLLIVKYTNPTIEKGFEKIISQFATKHAVKSKSSMSNHEYEVTYEVRVKDSKTAFVNDIANMENVKSAIMLSYDGNFTA from the coding sequence ATAGGTACAGTTAATTTTTCAGATATACTTAGTTCGAATTTTTTAGAATCAACACAGGAATTTTCACTAATCGATTCCTTACTCGGTTTAATAACATCTTTTATTATTGGATTGGTTATTTACTTCATATATAAGAAAACATTTTCTGGTGTTATTTACTCCCACAGCTTTAATGTTTCCATTATTATTATGACAATGGCTACCGCTCTCATTATTATGGGGATTTCATCTAATGTACTATTGTCACTCGGTATGGTTGGTGCTTTATCAATTGTTAGATTCCGTACACCAATTAAAGACCCTATGGATTTAGTCTACTTATTTTGGGCAATCGTTTCTGGTATATTATGTGGGGCAGGATTTATTCCACTTGTAATAGTAGGGACAGTTTTAATTGGTTTGGTTATGATTTTCTTTATCAATCGTGTTACCATTGAAAATCCTTATTTACTAATCGTCAAGTATACTAATCCTACAATTGAGAAGGGTTTTGAGAAAATCATTTCACAATTTGCGACAAAACATGCAGTTAAATCTAAATCATCGATGTCAAATCATGAATATGAAGTTACTTATGAGGTGCGTGTAAAAGATTCAAAAACTGCTTTTGTTAATGATATAGCAAATATGGAAAACGTTAAATCTGCTATCATGCTAAGCTATGATGGGAATTTCACAGCCTAA
- the glmS gene encoding glutamine--fructose-6-phosphate transaminase (isomerizing), which produces MCGIVGYIGQNDTNEVLLNGLEKLEYRGYDSAGIVTLNDDGLNLFKVKGRIAVLRDKVDENVKATMGIGHTRWATHGEPSEENAHPHQSASGRFTIVHNGVIENYYELRDDYLANVALASETDTEIIVQLMEVLFNKYSDVTEAFRQTVSLLKGSYAIALIDAENQDTIYVAKNKSPLLVGLGDGFNLVASDAMATLKETDRYLEIHDKEIVMLNRSFVEVQKLNGAVVEREPFTAEIDASDIEKGTYAHFMLKEIDEQPFVMRKIVQEYQDENDNIKLDPSVRQAMMNTDRIYIIAAGTSYNAGLVGKQCIEKVADIPVEVHIASEFAYNMPLLSEKPLFVFISQSGETADSRSVLVRIKDLGHPALTITNVPGSTLSREADYTLHLHAGPEIAVASTKAYTAQIAVLTILAVDTAQAKNLDLDFDPLQELGIVSSVMESLTDQKEEFEKIAKEFFTETRNAFFIGRGADYFVVQEASLKLKEISYIQAEGFAGGELKHGTIALIEEGTPVVALATQKNVNYSIRGNVQEVAARGAKTCIISLEGLDQETDSFVLPKVHELFTPLVSVIPMQLLAYYAALHRDCDVDKPRNLAKSVTVE; this is translated from the coding sequence ATGTGTGGAATTGTTGGATATATTGGACAAAATGATACGAACGAAGTTTTATTAAACGGGTTAGAAAAATTAGAATATCGTGGTTACGATTCAGCCGGTATTGTAACGCTAAATGATGATGGATTGAACTTGTTTAAAGTAAAAGGTCGGATCGCTGTATTGCGTGATAAAGTAGATGAAAACGTAAAAGCAACTATGGGAATTGGCCATACCCGCTGGGCAACACATGGGGAACCAAGTGAGGAAAATGCCCATCCACACCAAAGCGCGTCTGGTAGATTCACCATTGTTCATAATGGTGTTATCGAAAATTATTACGAACTACGTGATGATTATTTAGCTAATGTAGCATTAGCAAGTGAAACAGACACAGAAATTATTGTACAATTAATGGAAGTCTTGTTTAACAAATATAGTGATGTTACAGAAGCGTTTCGTCAAACGGTTTCTTTATTAAAAGGTTCTTACGCAATTGCTTTAATTGATGCTGAGAATCAGGATACAATTTATGTGGCGAAAAATAAAAGCCCATTATTGGTTGGACTTGGTGATGGTTTTAATTTAGTAGCGAGTGATGCAATGGCAACATTGAAAGAAACAGATCGTTACCTTGAAATCCACGATAAAGAGATTGTTATGCTAAATCGTTCTTTTGTTGAAGTACAAAAACTAAACGGTGCTGTAGTAGAAAGAGAGCCTTTTACCGCTGAAATTGACGCTTCTGATATAGAAAAAGGAACTTATGCTCACTTTATGTTAAAAGAAATTGATGAGCAACCCTTTGTAATGAGAAAAATAGTCCAAGAATATCAAGATGAAAACGATAATATCAAATTAGATCCATCTGTTCGCCAGGCAATGATGAATACAGATCGTATTTATATTATTGCAGCTGGTACTAGTTATAATGCTGGTTTAGTAGGTAAGCAATGTATTGAAAAAGTAGCAGATATTCCTGTTGAAGTGCATATCGCAAGTGAGTTTGCTTATAACATGCCTTTGTTATCTGAAAAACCATTATTTGTATTTATCTCACAAAGTGGCGAGACTGCAGACAGTCGTTCTGTATTAGTTCGAATTAAAGACTTAGGTCATCCGGCACTAACGATTACAAATGTTCCGGGATCTACCCTTTCTCGTGAAGCGGATTATACTTTACACTTGCATGCAGGTCCTGAAATAGCAGTGGCTTCAACAAAAGCTTACACTGCACAAATTGCTGTATTGACCATTTTGGCTGTAGATACTGCACAAGCAAAGAATTTAGATTTAGACTTTGATCCATTACAAGAGTTAGGTATTGTATCTAGTGTAATGGAATCCTTAACAGATCAAAAAGAAGAATTTGAAAAGATAGCGAAAGAGTTTTTTACAGAAACACGCAATGCATTCTTTATTGGACGTGGAGCAGATTATTTTGTTGTCCAAGAAGCATCATTGAAGCTTAAAGAGATATCTTATATTCAAGCAGAAGGTTTCGCTGGGGGAGAGTTAAAGCATGGTACGATCGCTTTAATTGAAGAAGGAACTCCAGTAGTAGCTCTAGCAACACAAAAAAATGTAAATTACTCTATTCGAGGTAATGTGCAAGAAGTAGCAGCACGTGGGGCTAAGACATGTATTATTAGCCTTGAAGGATTAGATCAAGAGACTGACTCGTTTGTGTTACCGAAAGTACATGAACTATTCACACCGTTGGTGAGTGTTATTCCAATGCAACTACTTGCTTACTATGCTGCTTTACATCGTGATTGCGACGTAGATAAGCCGCGTAATCTAGCGAAGAGTGTGACTGTGGAATAA
- a CDS encoding anti-sigma factor family protein has translation MGCNKEVVALMHNYLDGDLSNQEETELRYHLQTCQACQKYFQELTRTTTLLKNSNEIQVPTNFTANVMKQLPKEKIRHGYKRWFKNHPLLTAAAIFFIFMFGSVFSVWDEDGQLSVSKDSNLIIKEDTVIVPKNVIIEGDLVVKNGDLKIDGQVNGNVVLINGEQLMASAGNITGEIEQVNQVFEWMWYHIKKVSKGVFNLTD, from the coding sequence ATGGGCTGTAATAAAGAAGTAGTTGCTTTAATGCATAACTATTTAGATGGTGATTTATCCAATCAAGAAGAAACAGAGTTAAGATATCATTTACAAACATGTCAAGCATGTCAAAAATATTTTCAAGAATTAACCCGAACTACAACTTTGTTGAAAAATTCAAATGAGATACAAGTTCCTACAAATTTTACAGCAAATGTGATGAAACAGTTACCAAAAGAAAAAATACGACATGGTTACAAGAGATGGTTTAAAAACCATCCACTTTTAACAGCAGCCGCAATATTTTTTATCTTTATGTTTGGTAGTGTTTTCTCGGTATGGGATGAAGATGGACAATTGTCTGTTTCTAAAGATAGTAATTTAATTATAAAGGAAGATACAGTTATTGTTCCTAAAAATGTAATTATAGAAGGGGATTTAGTTGTTAAAAATGGAGATTTAAAGATAGATGGTCAAGTTAATGGGAACGTTGTATTAATAAATGGAGAACAGTTAATGGCATCAGCTGGAAATATAACGGGAGAAATTGAACAGGTGAACCAAGTATTTGAATGGATGTGGTATCACATTAAAAAGGTGAGTAAAGGTGTATTCAATTTAACTGATTAA